In the genome of Dermacentor silvarum isolate Dsil-2018 chromosome 1, BIME_Dsil_1.4, whole genome shotgun sequence, one region contains:
- the LOC119437975 gene encoding putative RNA-binding protein Luc7-like 2: MAMDACSRIHTTRSRPTSRTALRCTAGTVPLLRAHGTHLPEKGDPLVRDPGPRQEGPPDVVPVDPKVCRSFLPALCQHDALAGTEMSTGACFKIHNYALKADFENSSRMYQPGQQCFYELTVLTYLQKVICSCEILDRAKKGPLTWCQSTARSNHHGEKEARLKSYGDMMDKKLIDAEDLGNKDNVPEALAVIKEVERLKRRRNRFERTLDRISNKAVKERNQNICEECQLRIGLDDNEQRIANQSSTRLHNDILDMRRKNAELAASLRKSQVPGDWSRLEVAPQQSKQSTSHLDQGA; this comes from the coding sequence ATGGCAATGGACGCCTGCTCCAGGATCCACACTACGCGCTCAAGGCCGACTTCGAGAACAGCTCTAAGATGTACGGCAGGGACAGTACCACTTCTACGAGCTCACGGTACTCACCTACCTGAAAAAGGCGATCCGCTCGTACGGGATCCTGGACCACGCCAAGAAGGGCCGCCTGACGTGGTGCCAGTCGACCCCAAGGTGTGCCGCAGCTTCCTGCCAGCCCTGTGCCAGCACGACGCGCTCGCCGGCACCGAGATGTCTACGGGCGCCTGCTTTAAGATCCACAACTACGCGCTCAAGGCCGACTTCGAGAACAGCTCCAGGATGTACCAGCCGGGACAGCAGTGCTTCTACGAGCTCACGGTACTCACCTACCTGCAAAAGGTGATCTGCTCGTGTGAGATCCTGGACCGGGCCAAGAAGGGCCCCCTGACGTGGTGCCAGTCGACCGCGCGCAGCAATCACCATGGCGAAAAGGAGGCCAGGCTCAAGTCCTACGGCGACATGATGGACAAGAAGCTCATCGACGCCGAAGATCTCGGCAACAAGGACAATGTGCCAGAGGCGCTCGCTGTCATCAAGGAGGTCGAGCGGCTCAAGCGGCGCCGAAACCGATTCGAGAGGACGTTGGACCGCATATCCAACAAAGCGGTCAAGGAGCGGAATCAAAACATCTGCGAGGAGTGCCAGCTCCGCATCGGCCTCGACGACAACGAGCAACGCATCGCCAACCAGTCGAGCACCCGGCTGCACAATGACATACTCGACATGCGCCGAAAGAACGCCGAGCTCGCTGCCAGCCTCAGGAAGTCGCAAGTGCCGGGCGACTGGTCGCGCCTCGAAGTCGCGCCGCAGCAGTCGAAGCAGTCGACGTCGCACCTCGACCAGGGCGCATAG